The following nucleotide sequence is from Bacteroidales bacterium.
AAACAGTTGTATATTAATTATATACAACTGTTCTCTTTATCCATCATACCTTTTTACATACCCTTTTTTCCCTCAGCAGATCTTCTTCATACAAGGATTCTCTTATCTCTATATCCTTCATCCGACTATTCATTATTACTGTTTCAACTTTAGATTGGTCTAGTTTTTCAATTGAATGCAAGTTTTAGACCCATTTGGTGGATTCTTCCACCCTATTCAATAATTTTGTTTTAAACCTAACCTGTTTGCCTTATGCAAAGCAATTTAAGCCATACTTCCTGTATTGATATTTTTGATGATTCCCTCTTCGAGGAAACAGGCAAAGCTCTCCTTTTCAGAAACCCAATTGATAAGACTACTCAACCCATACTGAACAGCCAGCATGTAAACCCACAATACTCACTTCAACCTGGTGCTAATTGCTTATTTGATACTACACCTATCGCACAAGGATTTACTGCTTATATTGGACACGATGAAGTTAACCCGGGTTTTAACTCCCTGAAGTCAAATATTCAATCTGGCCGTAAGTACTATACCCAGGATTATTATAGAAACTACACAGCACACCTTCATGCTAAGTTCAAGCAGACAAATGATATGTTACCATGTCCTCTTATCGAAATGGAACTCGAGGTAGCATTTTATCAATTTTTAACTCTAAATGAGATCAAATGCTATAAAGCATCCAAAAAATACTTTACTCAGTGTATTGATGCGCATGATCAAACACTTAAAAATCGGTTACATGAATATTCCCGAGCGTTTTTAACATTGCTTCAATCCAAATTATCCGAGTTGGAAGCTAATACTGATGCTTTAGTAAAGAAAGCAGAATATACCCAGGCTGAACTGAGCGGAATTATTCCTGATGTTAAAAAACATGAACAAAATGAAGAAAGTGGGCAACCTATAAGAGGGATCAGAGCATTAGCAAAATTTCTTGGCGTTGGTGTTAACACCGCACAGAAACTTAAAAACGAACGAATCATCCCTTATTTTCAAAATGGCAGAATTGTATTGTTTGATAGGATCAAGGTTAAAGAAGCCATAGCCGAGTATAATATCAGAAACACAAAAACAATAAACAGTGTTATTCCCAGTGACTTCTAATATTTTCTGTTATCCCACTTTGTCCCTTGCCACCCACTGATCTTACCATTGTTATCGGGACAATGGGTACACCAGTATTCAATTTCTTCAGTTTCCTGAAGAATCTCAATTTCTATAATTCCTTCACACTTTTTCTTCATACACCTCAGTTCAACAAATTCCTCAGTCTTGGGCTTGGTGGCTTCATCAACAATTATAGCAATGAAACAGGCTCTTTCTCGTCCTATTTTGGATATTTTTTGAGCAATATTTCCATCGTCATCGAGGAAATGGGTGAGGTTGGAGATGAACATAAATTACCGGATTATAGAAAAAGGTTAGATATGACTTGTAGAATCAGCTTATAGTTATGAGTTCATTTGTCCCAAAAACCATCATGTTAGTCATGGGATTAGTTAACAATATAACCTTGATGTAAATTCAACAAGAACTTCCGCCATTCCTAAAGTCATCTGCATAATAAAAATTATTCTTGGTTTTTATAAGATTGGCTTATTAAGAACATTATGTACTCCATATCTATCGTATTATCTAAATTTAACTGATAATCTCCATTGCCCCAATGTCCTAATCCACTAACATCTTTAGTTAGATTATTTGGGTCGTTTAACATTCCTTTTTTAAGGTTTATTGTAATATAAATTCCTTTTTGATATAAAACTACATCCACAAATGGTCTCTTTCTTCTAAAACTGATATAATTTCCATTAGGCTTCATTTCAACTTCTCCTAAATTCATGATCCGTTCCTTTAAACTGAAATAAAGTTCGTTCACCCATTCAAGTCTATTCTTTGACCAATTTAATATTGCTTCTTCAGTATATACTTTAATTTCCTTGGAAACCTTTTCTATTACATCATCTTTGCCAACGGTAATTGTGGAAATACTTTCATCTGATGTTGTTTTATGCTGTAACATTCCAATCAAATCATTCTCATATCGCTTAATTTCCCATAATTCAAAAGGAACATCCCTAAAATTAACAGAGTGTTTTTG
It contains:
- a CDS encoding DUF3853 family protein; translated protein: MQSNLSHTSCIDIFDDSLFEETGKALLFRNPIDKTTQPILNSQHVNPQYSLQPGANCLFDTTPIAQGFTAYIGHDEVNPGFNSLKSNIQSGRKYYTQDYYRNYTAHLHAKFKQTNDMLPCPLIEMELEVAFYQFLTLNEIKCYKASKKYFTQCIDAHDQTLKNRLHEYSRAFLTLLQSKLSELEANTDALVKKAEYTQAELSGIIPDVKKHEQNEESGQPIRGIRALAKFLGVGVNTAQKLKNERIIPYFQNGRIVLFDRIKVKEAIAEYNIRNTKTINSVIPSDF